In Syntrophomonas wolfei subsp. wolfei str. Goettingen G311, a single window of DNA contains:
- the rpmE gene encoding 50S ribosomal protein L31, with amino-acid sequence MKAKIHPKYHQAKARCACGNEFEVGSTSENIRVEICSKCHPFYTGAKGRLVDTTGRVDRFKKKYGLS; translated from the coding sequence ATGAAAGCAAAAATACATCCCAAGTACCATCAGGCCAAAGCCAGGTGCGCATGTGGCAATGAATTTGAAGTAGGCTCTACCAGTGAAAACATACGGGTGGAAATATGCTCCAAATGTCATCCTTTTTATACCGGAGCCAAGGGCAGGTTGGTTGACACCACCGGGAGAGTTGACAGGTTTAAGAAAAAATACGGCTTGAGTTAG